In the genome of Dioscorea cayenensis subsp. rotundata cultivar TDr96_F1 chromosome 1, TDr96_F1_v2_PseudoChromosome.rev07_lg8_w22 25.fasta, whole genome shotgun sequence, one region contains:
- the LOC120263548 gene encoding subtilisin-like protease, with the protein MNAKYTMQPRYIPVPFFSFFLLVLVNYYSTSASCHGFLLAMAHSTANIANLQTYIVHVQQPPGLAATSSSDADADAEREIWYKSFLPARLLLGSGEPEWLYAYHHVTSGFAVRLTEDELSTMKEKDGFLLAYPDRLIPLQTTYSSSFLGLEDHGKHSLWDASNYGAGIIIGVLDTGIAPNHTSFNDQGMPFPPAKWKGNCEFPPPAGCNKKLIGARNFIRGQNAMRGIPTNVVTQPPYDSEGHGTHTAGTAAGRFVEGAGAYGNAMGLAVGMAPRAHLAIYKVCSENGCPTSDIMAGLDAAVSDGVDVLSLSLGGKSLPFYQDGIAIGTFGAIQKGVFVSCAAGNSGPSDSTLSNEAPWILTVGASTMDRSIRTTVTLGNGQQFDGESLNQGIPFPATSPIPLVYAGGRRQTATCSTLSGVNVRGKVVVCDMGGGIGRVAKGSTVKAAGGVGMILANLPEMGYSTLAEPHVIPTSHVTYEAASQIKAYIKSAASLTANPVATITPKGTLFGAPPVAPIVAYFSSRGPSQASPNILKPDIIGPGVNVLAAWPFPVGPVGESNPFNVISGTSMSTPHLSGIAALLRAVHPKWSPAMIKSAIMTSSDVTGSDGQLIGDQLLRPYNLFATGVGHVNPTKASDPGLVFDIGPQEYIAYLCGLGYDDKQVSAVVRSSVSCSSYPAEVDLNYPSITVVLDSKGWANATRFVTNVGQAVSLYKVNVTPPPGVKVIVEPDTLSFTASHKVEKFTVQFQGTADASSNRVGSLTWSSGTNQVALRSPLLVVPSSSSSLSGSSVMAAKQSTIYI; encoded by the coding sequence ATGAATGCCAAGTACACCATGCAGCCTAGGTATATTCCAGTAccctttttctccttctttctcCTCGTCCTAgttaactactacagtactagtGCTAGTTGCCATGGCTTTCTTTTAGCTATGGCACACTCAACAGCAAACATCGCAAACCTCCAGACCTACATAGTCCATGTCCAACAACCACCTGGTCTTGCAGCCACAAGCTCTTCCgatgctgatgctgatgctgaGCGGGAAATATGGTACAAATCCTTCTTGCCCGCACGCCTTTTATTGGGTTCCGGCGAGCCCGAGTGGCTCTACGCCTACCACCACGTAACCAGCGGTTTTGCTGTCCGGCTAACAGAGGACGAGCTCTCTACCATGAAGGAGAAGGACGGCTTCCTCCTCGCGTATCCTGACCGTCTCATCCCACTCCAGACCACTTACTCTTCTTCATTCCTCGGTCTGGAGGATCACGGAAAGCACAGTCTATGGGATGCTTCAAACTATGGGGCCGGCATCATCATTGGCGTGCTCGACACGGGCATCGCTCCAAACCACACCTCCTTTAATGACCAAGGTATGCCGTTCCCGCCCGCCAAATGGAAGGGCAACTGCGAGTTCCCGCCACCGGCCGGCTGCAACAAGAAGCTCATAGGTGCAAGGAATTTCATTCGTGGCCAAAATGCCATGCGTGGCATTCCAACAAACGTTGTAACCCAGCCACCCTACGACTCTGAGGGACATGGGACGCACACCGCCGGCACAGCTGCCGGGAGGTTTGTTGAAGGGGCTGGCGCTTATGGGAATGCCATGGGCTTGGCTGTTGGGATGGCTCCGCGTGCTCATCTAGCCATCTACAAGGTCTGCTCGGAAAATGGATGTCCAACAAGCGATATAATGGCCGGCCTCGATGCAGCCGTCAGTGACGGGGTAGATGTTCTATCTCTCTCCCTCGGCGGAAAATCATTACCATTCTACCAGGACGGGATAGCCATTGGGACGTTCGGGGCCATTCAGAAGGGTGTTTTTGTTAGTTGCGCTGCTGGCAACTCCGGGCCTTCTGACAGCACACTGTCCAATGAGGCACCGTGGATTCTGACCGTGGGAGCGAGCACCATGGACAGGAGCATCAGAACAACCGTCACGCTCGGCAACGGACAACAGTTTGATGGAGAGTCCCTCAACCAAGGGATACCTTTCCCGGCTACCTCGCCGATTCCCTTAGTGTACGCCGGAGGGAGAAGGCAAACTGCCACCTGCAGCACCCTATCCGGTGTCAACGTGCGAGGGAAGGTGGTGGTGTGTGACATGGGTGGCGGCATAGGACGCGTCGCCAAAGGTTCCACAGTGAAAGCTGCTGGTGGGGTGGGTATGATCCTAGCCAACCTCCCGGAGATGGGTTATAGCACACTCGCAGAACCTCATGTCATCCCAACATCTCATGTTACCTACGAAGCAGCCTCCCAAATTAAGGCTTACATCAAATCTGCCGCCTCATTAACCGCCAACCCTGTGGCAACCATCACCCCGAAAGGCACTTTGTTTGGAGCTCCACCTGTTGCTCCCATCGTTGCCTACTTCTCTTCACGCGGACCCAGCCAGGCCAGCCCAAACATCTTGAAGCCCGACATCATCGGACCCGGTGTCAACGTTCTCGCAGCATGGCCATTCCCAGTGGGACCTGTTGGTGAGTCAAACCCATTCAACGTGATATCCGGCACGTCCATGTCCACACCGCACTTAAGTGGCATCGCGGCACTGCTCAGGGCAGTGCATCCAAAATGGTCACCGGCGATGATCAAATCTGCCATCATGACATCATCTGACGTAACTGGAAGTGATGGACAACTTATCGGGGACCAGTTGCTGCGACCGTACAACCTGTTTGCTACTGGTGTGGGCCATGTGAATCCAACAAAAGCGTCCGACCCAGGGCTTGTCTTTGATATCGGCCCTCAGGAGTACATCGCTTACCTCTGCGGCCTTGGCTACGACGACAAGCAGGTCAGCGCAGTCGTGCGCAGCTCGGTCAGTTGCTCAAGTTACCCAGCTGAAGTGGACCTCAACTATCCGTCCATCACTGTGGTCTTGGATTCTAAGGGGTGGGCTAATGCAACTAGGTTCGTCACGAATGTCGGGCAGGCTGTATCCTTGTACAAGGTCAATGTGACACCACCACCTGGAGTGAAGGTCATTGTTGAACCTGACACATTGAGTTTCACGGCCTCGCACAAAGTTGAGAAGTTCACCGTCCAATTTCAGGGAACAGCAGACGCCTCGTCTAACAGAGTGGGCTCGTTGACGTGGAGTTCGGGAACTAATCAAGTGGCCTTGCGCAGCCCATTACTGGTTGTGCCCTCCTCATCGTCGTCTTTGTCGGGGAGCTCTGTCATGGCTGCCAAGCAATCaaccatttatatataa